The nucleotide sequence ATCCAGGCGCTTCTTGTTGGCGTTTTGGGTGAGCAGCTGAAGCGTGCGAACCACAAGTCGGTCGTATGCATCAGGTCGGTCTTCGTGCTCTACCGCTTCCTGTAGACGCCACTGCCAACTCCCGTCGGTGAGTAGGGTGGCTTGGCGTTGGGCAGGGGTACCACCAAATACGAGCAAGGGTTTTTGTGTGCGCAAACGCCCCACTTGCTGGTACAGGGCAGCTTCGGCCCCACCACTCAGGCGTATATCGCCAAACGGCACCAACGCGGGCGGATACGTAGCAAAGCGGCGCAGTGCTTCCTCCTCGAACGTGAACCGTGAAAAGCCAGGGTTGAGCACAGGCGTTACCTCATCGGTTTGGGAGCCTCTAGGTAGCACCGTCAGGCCGGCCCCCACACTATTATAAGCGTTGAAATCTGACTGGGCCCCCAAGATGTACAAGGCCGGAATGCGGCGGCTTTTCACTTGCGCCAGCACTTCTGCCCCCTCGCCCCCACGAGCAGGTAGCTGGTGTAGAATAGCCACATCGTAGTCCTGGCTTTTCAGCGGACTGATACCTGGCAGATACGTGACCAGGTCGAAGTTGTCGTTCTGCTGAATGGCGGCACGCAAGGCTTTCAGGTCGGGGTGAGGGGCCGCGCCGGCTAGCAAGACGCGCAGCTTGCCTTTCACAATTTCGATGTAAGCAAACTTGCTGTTGTTGAGGGGCGTAAACTCGCCGGCCTGCTTTTCCACCACCACTTCGTAGCGGCGCTTGCCAGGGGCAGGCGCTACTAGCGTAAACGTAGTTTTGGTGCGCCGCTGGCCAACTGGCAGCCGCACACGCTGGGTTTGCAGCACGCGGCCGTTTTCGCGTAGCTGCACTACGGCCGTGCTACCTGCAAAGCCATCATACGTTACCTCGGCTTCAATTGTGAATTTGTTGCCGCTGAACGCCACCCGGTTGTAGTTCAGGGTAGGCAGGTTCAAATCTTTTTTGGGCAGCGTGTCGCCTACGGCCACCGAGTAAATAGGAAAGTTAAACTCCGAATAAGCCGGCGAGCGGCCTTGGTTCACGATGCCATCCGACACCAGCACCACCCCCGCCAGGTTTCGTCCTTCATACGTTTCCCGGACGCCAGTTAGCAGGCCATCTAGGTCGGTGGCGGCAGCGGTAAAGCGCACCGAGTCAGGCGCAACGGGGCGTGCGGCAGTGGGGCCGAGGGTGCGGGTTTCCACATGGAAGCCGCGGCCGCGCAACGTTTCGGCAAGCTGTCGCAACCCCGTAGTAGCCTGCCCGAGCACCGCTGGCGGCGTGAACAGCCCCACTGACTGTGAGTTATCGACGGCCAGTACCACCGTGGGCTTCTCGGTGGTATTGGAAGTGGTTTTAAGGAAGGGCGAGAGCAGCAGAAAGCACAGCAAGCTCACCACCACGAAACGTAGCGCGGCCAGCCCGAGGTTAAGTGCCTTGCTCCACGGAGCCTTAGCCGAATATAGGAGAGCCGCATAGCCCGCGCCCACAGCCAGGCACAGCAGAATAAACCAGGGAGAAGCAGCGACGGAAATCAAAGACAGGAATAGCGAGTGAGAATACCAAGAACCCCAAAACAGGCCGTAGAGTTGCGTGCCTTCGGTCGGCCGCTGCTATAGCCGAGCGGCGTGGGCTAAGTTAGGGAGTTGCCGGGGAGTAGATTATTATAAATTAGTATACTCTCATTACTTGAAAATATATTGTGCCCGTAATTCTTATTCGTCTTTTACTGATTATAAAGTTATTGTTCAAGTGAAAAAAATATACACGTTAGCTATTGTAGCTCTATTACAAGCCTGTCAAAATCAAGACAACAAGAGTACAGGAACATGGAGTGATGTAAATAAAATTCAGGCTGGTCCTATTCTGCGAGACTCACTTTCCAATGCGCAACTAGGGAAAGT is from Hymenobacter tibetensis and encodes:
- a CDS encoding VWA domain-containing protein; translated protein: MISVAASPWFILLCLAVGAGYAALLYSAKAPWSKALNLGLAALRFVVVSLLCFLLLSPFLKTTSNTTEKPTVVLAVDNSQSVGLFTPPAVLGQATTGLRQLAETLRGRGFHVETRTLGPTAARPVAPDSVRFTAAATDLDGLLTGVRETYEGRNLAGVVLVSDGIVNQGRSPAYSEFNFPIYSVAVGDTLPKKDLNLPTLNYNRVAFSGNKFTIEAEVTYDGFAGSTAVVQLRENGRVLQTQRVRLPVGQRRTKTTFTLVAPAPGKRRYEVVVEKQAGEFTPLNNSKFAYIEIVKGKLRVLLAGAAPHPDLKALRAAIQQNDNFDLVTYLPGISPLKSQDYDVAILHQLPARGGEGAEVLAQVKSRRIPALYILGAQSDFNAYNSVGAGLTVLPRGSQTDEVTPVLNPGFSRFTFEEEALRRFATYPPALVPFGDIRLSGGAEAALYQQVGRLRTQKPLLVFGGTPAQRQATLLTDGSWQWRLQEAVEHEDRPDAYDRLVVRTLQLLTQNANKKRLDVYPTQDVFSTQDDVTFGAETYNAIFERTYGQQITLTLTDEQQKTRTFNYTNSEDGAPLHLGTLPGGFYRYAARATLNGQLQQDRGELLIQEQQLEALDARADHNLLYQLARRSKSRLYYPQQFAQLTQDILKAEYKPVIYSKEDLKELINLKWLFFLILALVTIEWATRKYSGGV